CGCTCGGAGCTCCGCATGGCCTTCATTTCCTGCAGCCAATGATCAACATTCTCTCTGTTTCAATGACTCACAGCGAGAGTCAGAAAGCCCTCCACTGTCTTCATCATGTCCCATGACAGCATCACAACCCACAAGAGAAGATAGAAAAGTAATGTTTGTTTGAAAACATACCTTTGGTTTTTGTGTACGGTGGGACAAATGAGAAGCACTGTGAACTTATTAGACACAAAGAGAATCCCTTGAGCAAGTTAAAGGGATGGTGCACCTAAAAATTATTTACTCATTCCAAACCTGGATGGCTTTTTTGTGCACAAGAATATAAAAGACGTTTGAtgaaaaaaacggaactggcgttGTGTCagttctgtaagttgaatagggaaggacgtagcgtaagctttttgaactgctaTAGTtgtacactttcttcgtaagaagaatgcggaaagcggCCTGGCGGaagctacatattttacttAACTTGTAAAATATGGCttttttgttttacacaaacgcatcgcttcgcttcagaactCCCCCACAgccgtgtggaatatgtttataatggatggatgtgaacggagacactttcttcagctcatactcatttggTAACACatacttatatttattaatatatctccgattgtgttcatcagaaagaaggaagtcatatacacctaggatggcttgagggtgagtaaagcttggggaaAACGTCATTTGtaatgtgaactaatcctttaagtgccTTTCTCAGGTAAGGAACAAGTTATCAATTCGAAGTAGTGTGCACACATCCAAACTTGGGTATAGGTGCCTGACGAAGACCTTGTTTGACCGATATATAATGCAATATATTAAAGTTTCTTTGATTAAGGAACAtgttatgacattttgatgAATGACtactaaaacaaacttttaatgaGTACATGATTTAATGTTGACTTTTGCAACACCACTCCATGCAACTCAAGATTGAGCATTAGCACCAGCAGCTGTAATGGAACATCATTTACATTGGCTGAGAATCAGACCCAGGTGTCCCGCATAGCGGGAACATTCTACCACTGAACTAGTAATGCTTTTCTTGCAAGCCCAAGGCTGTGCATTTCCAAGCAGGTCTTCTTTCAGACCTGACATACATGAAATAAATAGCCAGAAAGGCCTGTAATAATCCAGCAACCTCATGAAACCATCTACCACCTGCTTCAGCTGGTTGTGAAATCTTCTTGAGCTCTTCGCTTAAGATCGGTGCATGCAGTGTAGTTTTTTCTAACTTTTAtgattgttgcttgtcagaAATGTATGTTGCTTTAGAAAGCATCTACcaaatgtgtaaatgtaaataagaTCCTGCATAAAAGCCAGTGGTCGACTGTGTCAAACAAGCACTTGACAGAGTTGTTCAGTCGGGTCGTTTTGACataacaaattatgttttattaaagtttgggaggagcatgttcagatatttaaCACAGGAGGAGCTtattcagttaatcaactcaatTAGCGTCAGGAGGTATATACAGCAGACTTACCTCTGTTCTATGGcagttttccagcatccctccaccaccctaTCTCCTCACTTATAACTATTCATATCCCAACCTGGGATGGGGGGGTACTCCAAATTCCAAGCTCGAAGCCCTCCCCTcagacagcatgccaaatacaCATAACCTTTACTTTGTTTAATTATATGTAAATGTGAACTTGTGAAAGAAGTCAAGTGACTGAAGTCTATGATGTCTGGACGAATGAGGGAATTTGTGGATCGATCATTTTTCAAAATGAACTTGAGGTAAATTTTAAGTATGATTATGTTAAAGAGAAAACTAACAAGGTATTGTTCCATTATGTTTATTTGAACTTGTATTTTCTTTCTCTCACACAGAGTACGTCATCAATTGCTGTTCAAATCTTTGATTAATCAGACAACTGTCGTAGGAGCTggcacacagcaggattttgacgCATCATTTCTGACACTGTCAGAACTTCGTTAGAGGCTAAGATTCATCACAAGGGCAAATAATTGTTCTCCAGTGAGCATGTCACACTGAACTCTCAAAGAGTGATGAAACAATTCAGAAATTTGTCCCAGATGCAAAATCATGGTGCACTGGGGCTTTACAAAGTCTGGGCCCTTATTCACCAGTTTCACATTTTTTGTTTATCTATTCCATGCTGCCAATGTACATGCTGTGGGGAAGCCAGAGTTATGCTGACTTGCAGTAGCTGTGGATCAAAACTTCTGCAGAATGAACAAATTTAAggtaaatattctaattttcatACAGTCATGTTTATTACAGTAGCCTGCTATTCCTGGGACACTTGGATCATAGCACAAGGCAACAAATCATTAACTCTCATACAAGttagcatttatttaatgaaatgaGACAATTATGAGCATGCCCGTAGCATGTTCTCATAATCCGAGCTAGCTATGGAAGAATTACTATGTGTTTACTGCACATAAATAAACAATGACATAATTACATAACGATGCCAGGAAGATGCGTTGAGGGCGGTTTtgagagacagaaagagggaAGCGGAAAAATCCTTTTGCTTGCACACAGCAGGTGTCCCTTTAGATTAACTGATGCTTAGAATGCATCCTGTCATATTTACTTGACCATCACGCAGACTATCTCTTCCTCATCTTCCCTCTCCTCTCGTGCTTTATCTAGCCACCATGTCTTAACCCTCCCATCAAGTCTTGCAGTTCAACAAGTGGAAAATCAAATCATATTTCAAAAGACTGCACAATAAAACACACTTAAAGGACTTTAAGATTTCCTTGGCATTGGGTTTCCCCAAATACCCCTTCTTTCTCTCTTATTCTCTCTCGCTCTCCCACTGTTTCTTCATTTGCAGAAAGCCTCCTCCCACTTGTCCTTTTGAGTCATACAAAGAAACACACTAGAAGggcattctctctctctttctgtctttttctctctgtctctctcaatCCTACTTCCTTCCTCAACGCCCAAACACTTCTCTCCACTCACCTGCTGAAACAGTgaatgctctctctctctttcaagcAGGAAAGATATGCACACACTCATCTGAAATCCTTGGTGGTTCTCATTTCCCTTCTCATCTCCGTGAGCACCTGACGTTGAGGGAGCTTGTTCCCTCTCACTTCCAGAGGTCAATATTCCGGCTTGTGGTGAGAGCTCCGCGCTGGCGGCCCAGCCCCTTTCACGCTTCAGCCTGGGACGGAAGACCCTGCTGGGGGCTGGCGTGGCCGTCATGCTGCTCTTGGTACTGGTGGTCCTCATTCCTGTTTTGGTTCACGTGGCAGGCAGCAGCGAAAACGGAGGTCAGTACGAGATGCTGGGCACTTGCCGAATGGTCTGCGATCCGTTCTTGGAAAAAACTGGCACTACGGCTGGTATCGGTACTGGAACAGCTATCACTAATACGCAACTGGAAGCCGAGGCACTGACTGATCATAGCATGGGACCTCCTTTGCCGACCTATGCCCACGGACCACAGGGCAAACCCGGCCGGCAAGGGAAACCAGGGCTACCGGGACCTCCAGGACCCCCGGGACCACCTGGAGAGCCCGGTCCTCCAGGACCAATGGGGCCACCGGGAAATAAAAACCACACAGAGCGACCAGAGATCTTCGCTCTGGGTGGAAGAACAGCTACCGGAATGGGCACAGCGGTTTATACCATGGGACCCCGCGTGGCCTTCTACGCAGGTCTGCGAAACCCGCAGGAGGGCTATGAGGTTCTGAGGTTTGACGACGTAGTTACAAACATTGGGAATAACTACGATGGATCGACTGGGAAATTTGTGTGCAAGGTTCCAGGAACGTACTTCTTCACATACAACGTCCTCATGAGAGGAGGGGATGGAACCAGTATGTGGGCAGATCTTCTGAAAAATGGACAGGTAAGGGGTTTTACTGCTAACACATCTGTACTGTAAAAAGGAATCAAAAATTCTAATTACTATTGAAACTCATTTTTAAGGACCATGTTAGGTAGGAATACTAGGCAATAGTACATTTTCACTTTTTACAGTCTACAGTATGTATAACCCTCAAACATTAAGATCTATatatatgttgttttatttatatatttgaactttttattcgtTTTTATGTTGTACATCCAATATGTGGTGTTCATGCTGTATCTGACCATGTGTAATGGTACAGCTCTCATGCAGGGCACAAGAAAAGGGGTATCATATGTTTACCAAGCTTTCTGAATGATGACAATTATTATAGACATCTGTCTTTCtatataatgttaaaatgaCTACAGACAAGAAATTTAGCTAACTTTGCCAGTCCAAAAAGGTCTGTTTTAATGGAAAGGAGCATATTTTTCCGGCAGCATATGCAATGCATAAATTACGTAACACTGACGAAACACAGACTGCCACAGGGATGTAATTCCTCGAGTTTGAATAATCCCACTCCACTGGGTTTCAATTTGAATATTCACAGGGAGTGCATTTAGGGTTGCTTTCCAGCAAAGGTCAGTTTCATGTTTGAGATGAATTCCTTTCGTGTCTATGGtcaacataaactgtaaacgAGAAAAGATTTCACTGAAGCAAGAGTTTGCCTCTAGTCAGAAGGGCTGctgcatgtgtgtgtacataCTATACTCTTCTTCTGGCATCCCTGTGTGTCATTCTGAATCAGGGCCCTTCTCAAACACCCACGGCCATTCAAACACACATTTAGTATGAgttgttcacacacacaaaataaatactttaaaaatgcCACACACATCAGAATATGCACTGAGGCCTGCTTTGTGATTTTGGAATgtgggatatatatatatcattcttttattagtttttttccctctcttttattagtttgttattattttgaataatttagattttttttattattattatttgtattatttttataatgaactgttcaatgaaaagtaaaaaaacagaacataaaTGGACATTTTAGaggcttttatatatatatatatatatatatatatatatacatacttacATActgagcatctccaaaactgcagctcttgtggggtgttctcggtctgcagtggtcagtatcaaaagcggcgacaggg
The nucleotide sequence above comes from Chanodichthys erythropterus isolate Z2021 chromosome 23, ASM2448905v1, whole genome shotgun sequence. Encoded proteins:
- the LOC137013866 gene encoding C1q-related factor-like gives rise to the protein MLLLVLVVLIPVLVHVAGSSENGGQYEMLGTCRMVCDPFLEKTGTTAGIGTGTAITNTQLEAEALTDHSMGPPLPTYAHGPQGKPGRQGKPGLPGPPGPPGPPGEPGPPGPMGPPGNKNHTERPEIFALGGRTATGMGTAVYTMGPRVAFYAGLRNPQEGYEVLRFDDVVTNIGNNYDGSTGKFVCKVPGTYFFTYNVLMRGGDGTSMWADLLKNGQVRASAIAQDQDQSYDYASNTVILHLDPGDEIFIKLDGGKAHGGNSNKYSTFAGFILYSD